Proteins from one Telopea speciosissima isolate NSW1024214 ecotype Mountain lineage chromosome 1, Tspe_v1, whole genome shotgun sequence genomic window:
- the LOC122657237 gene encoding U-box domain-containing protein 27-like, with amino-acid sequence MVKNDLYVTVPSFFKCPISLDVMKSPVSLCTGVTYDRSSIQQWLDSGNNTCPATMQPLPSKDFVPNHNLHRLIQIWVDSLTPSSSSALSHDQARHLIKNIHHHHQVDDDQETTGNCSGSLSKIIDFARESDDNRKFLAETDGIVPIILGVLGNEADTETLGQAVQVLGLILVDYRDKEQLMRYILKGDRDFMSSILLVLQKESLDSRVACARVLEAIAVDPESKLLIAEKDGVLPEMMRLLSPITEEDSTAAAIDAGLSCLIVISTPRRIRLQIVRLGAVQVLGKLLQRPNCGASIIEKVLKLLEMVSTCTEGRTAICDDTSCVVAIVQKMLKVSKEATEHAIVILWSVCHLFRDQNAQEAVTKANGLTKILLLMQSNCSPSVRQMSGDLLKIFRVNSKSCLSGYDTKTTHIMPF; translated from the coding sequence atggtAAAGAACGATCTCTACGTCACTGTGCCCAGCTTCTTCAAATGTCCAATCTCCTTGGACGTTATGAAATCCCCCGTCAGTCTCTGCACAGGCGTTACCTATGATCGTTCCAGCATCCAGCAGTGGCTCGACAGTGGTAACAACACCTGCCCAGCAACCATGCAGCCCTTACCTAGCAAGGACTTCGTCCCCAACCACAACCTCCACCGTCTCATCCAGATCTGGGTCGATTCCCTTaccccttcttcctcctctgcccTCTCCCATGACCAAGCCCGGCACTTGATCAAAAACatccatcaccaccaccaagtcGATGATGACCAAGAAACCACCGGGAATTGCTCCGGTTCCTTGTCCAAGATCATCGATTTCGCCCGTGAATCCGACGATAACCGCAAGTTCCTAGCCGAGACCGACGGTATTGTCCCCATCATCCTTGGCGTTCTGGGCAATGAAGCAGACACTGAGACCCTCGGACAAGCCGTTCAGGTTTTGGGCCTGATTCTCGTGGATTACAGAGACAAGGAGCAGCTCATGAGATATATCTTAAAGGGCGACCGTGATTTCATGTCTTCCATTCTTCTAGTCCTGCAAAAGGAAAGCTTGGATTCTAGGGTCGCTTGCGCTCGGGTTTTGGAAGCCATAGCTGTAGACCCTGAATCCAAGCTTCTAATCGCCGAGAAGGATGGCGTGTTACCCGAAATGATGCGTTTGCTGAGCCCCATAACGGAGGAGGATTCGACGGCCGCGGCTATCGATGCTGGATTGTCTTGCTTGATTGTGATATCCACGCCTAGGCGGATCAGATTACAGATCGTGAGACTCGGAGCAGTCCAAGTGTTGGGAAAATTACTCCAAAGACCAAATTGTGGAGCCTCCATCATTGAGAAGGTTTTGAAGCTGCTAGAGATGGTATCCACCTGCACGGAAGGTCGCACGGCCATATGTGACGACACAAGCTGCGTGGTTGCCATCGTACAGAAAATGCTGAAGGTGTCTAAGGAAGCTACAGAGCACGCGATAGTGATATTGTGGAGCGTATGCCATCTATTTAGAGACCAGAATGCCCAGGAGGCCGTCACCAAAGCCAACGGCTTGACCAAGATATTGCTTCTGATGCAGAGTAATTGTTCCCCGTCCGTCCGGCAGATGTCCGGCGATCTCCTTAAGATCTTCCGTGTTAACTCCAAATCTTGTCTTTCTGGCTATGATACTAAAACCACCCATATCATGCCTTTCTGa